From a region of the Rhodococcus sp. 4CII genome:
- a CDS encoding esterase family protein: protein MTSGQGNAGNPSNSDEEWFADKNMTVEDRMGYAACDDTLPEYSLSPYSRRRDGIPQGIVTQHTHRSEVSYPGVERDYTLYVPSQYDGSVPLALVVFLDAYEYLAADFGAIAALDNLNAEGLIPLTAALFIDAGKTGPGYPIFGGSDNRSVEFDSIDDTWVQFLVDEFFPTAIGHLNVSSETADRVVVGYSSGGNAAFTAAWHRPDVFRNVISHCGSFVDIRGGHNHIPEVRRSPRKPIRIWMQTGRRDARVVFGDLVAANREMAAALEWSYYDYKFVFGEGGHTLRHGGFEFPRTLRWLWRDHPATARTY, encoded by the coding sequence GTGACTTCTGGGCAGGGTAATGCCGGAAACCCGTCGAATTCGGACGAGGAATGGTTCGCCGACAAGAATATGACCGTCGAGGATCGCATGGGATACGCGGCGTGCGACGACACCCTTCCCGAGTACAGTCTCAGCCCGTACTCACGTCGGCGCGATGGCATTCCACAGGGAATTGTCACCCAGCACACGCATCGAAGCGAGGTGTCTTATCCGGGAGTCGAGAGGGACTACACGCTGTACGTTCCCAGTCAGTACGATGGATCCGTCCCATTGGCCCTCGTTGTGTTCCTGGATGCGTACGAGTACCTCGCCGCCGACTTCGGTGCCATCGCAGCGCTGGACAACCTGAACGCCGAGGGGCTGATTCCCCTCACTGCCGCCCTGTTCATCGACGCAGGCAAGACCGGGCCCGGATACCCCATCTTCGGCGGCTCCGATAACCGGAGCGTCGAGTTCGATTCGATCGACGACACCTGGGTTCAGTTCTTGGTGGACGAATTCTTCCCCACGGCGATCGGGCATCTCAACGTGTCCTCCGAGACCGCCGATCGAGTCGTCGTCGGATACAGCTCCGGTGGGAACGCAGCGTTCACTGCGGCGTGGCATCGGCCGGACGTGTTCAGAAATGTGATCTCTCACTGCGGGTCGTTCGTCGACATCCGTGGTGGACACAATCACATTCCGGAGGTCCGCCGATCCCCGCGTAAGCCAATCCGCATCTGGATGCAGACCGGTCGACGAGATGCCCGAGTCGTGTTCGGCGATCTCGTCGCGGCGAACCGCGAGATGGCTGCCGCGCTCGAGTGGAGTTACTACGACTACAAGTTCGTCTTCGGTGAAGGCGGACACACATTGCGTCACGGCGGCTTCGAGTTCCCTCGAACGCTCCGATGGTTGTGGCGGGATCATCCAGCCACGGCACGGACCTACTAA
- the ilvC gene encoding ketol-acid reductoisomerase: protein MTVEMFYDDDADLSIIQGRKVAVIGYGSQGHAHSLSLRDSGVDVRIGLEEGSKSRAKAEEQGLTVDTPAEVSEWADVIMVLAPDTAQASIFTNDIEPNLKDGDALFFGHGLNIHFELIKAPEFVTVGMVAPKGPGHLVRRQFVDGKGVPALIAIDQDPKGEGQALALSYAKAIGGARAGVIKTTFKEETETDLFGEQAVLCGGTEELVKTGFEVMVEAGYAPEMAYFEVLHELKLIVDLMYEGGIARMNYSVSDTAEFGGYLSGPRVIDAGTKERMKAILADIQSGEFTRRLVANVENGNTELESLRKANAEHPIEVTGKKLRDLMSWVDRPITETA from the coding sequence ATGACAGTGGAGATGTTCTACGACGACGATGCCGATCTGTCGATCATCCAGGGCCGTAAGGTCGCTGTGATCGGGTACGGAAGCCAGGGCCACGCGCACTCGCTGAGCCTGCGCGATTCGGGCGTCGATGTGCGCATCGGCCTCGAGGAGGGCTCGAAGTCCCGCGCGAAGGCCGAGGAGCAGGGCCTGACCGTCGATACCCCCGCCGAGGTTTCCGAGTGGGCCGACGTGATCATGGTGCTGGCCCCCGACACCGCGCAGGCGTCGATCTTCACCAATGACATCGAGCCCAACCTGAAGGACGGCGACGCGCTGTTCTTCGGACACGGCCTCAACATCCACTTCGAGCTGATCAAGGCCCCGGAGTTCGTCACCGTCGGCATGGTCGCCCCGAAGGGCCCGGGCCACCTGGTGCGTCGTCAGTTCGTCGACGGCAAGGGTGTCCCCGCGCTCATCGCGATCGACCAGGACCCGAAGGGTGAGGGCCAGGCACTCGCGCTGTCCTACGCCAAGGCCATCGGCGGCGCCCGCGCCGGCGTCATCAAGACCACGTTCAAGGAAGAGACCGAGACGGACCTCTTCGGCGAGCAGGCCGTGCTGTGCGGCGGCACCGAGGAACTGGTCAAGACCGGTTTCGAGGTCATGGTCGAGGCCGGCTACGCGCCCGAGATGGCGTACTTCGAGGTGCTGCACGAGCTCAAGCTCATCGTGGACCTCATGTACGAGGGCGGCATCGCCCGCATGAACTACTCGGTGTCCGACACCGCGGAGTTCGGTGGCTACCTGTCCGGCCCGCGCGTCATCGACGCCGGCACCAAGGAGCGCATGAAGGCGATCCTGGCCGACATCCAGTCGGGTGAGTTCACCCGCCGCCTGGTCGCCAACGTCGAGAACGGCAACACCGAGCTCGAGAGCCTGCGCAAGGCGAACGCCGAGCACCCGATCGAGGTCACCGGCAAGAAGCTGCGCGACCTGATGAGCTGGGTCGATCGCCCGATCACCGAGACCGCCTGA